From the Eleutherodactylus coqui strain aEleCoq1 chromosome 7, aEleCoq1.hap1, whole genome shotgun sequence genome, one window contains:
- the LOC136572304 gene encoding zinc finger protein 420-like isoform X1: MVFSIDDPPGMDKDRRNMVAGILDLSLDMIHLITGEEYTVVRTAPVTPITHLQESGGWSPITAPPPHSLIQKVLDLTNKMTELLTGEVPIRCQDVAVYFSMEEWEYLEGYRDLYKDIMMEDHRPCTSHDGSKSRSPLEGCPSRLYSQDRPEEDVSEKQQGDNLMDIKVEVKEEAEELDIRAYQQDGLMERSPPERCPHPPYSQVSSEEDFPEKQQGDNLMDTKVEVKEEAEELEIRAYQQDGSSSRSPPERCPRTPYSQDRPEEDVSEKQQGDDLMDIKVEVKEEAEEPDIRAYQQYGLMERNPPERCPHPPYSQDRPEEDVLENQQMTLLLIDDQPGMDKNRRNMAAGILDLTLDMIHLITGEEYTVVKTADMTPIIHLQESGGWSPIIAPSPHFPIQKVLDLNNEMTELLTGEVPVRCQDVAVYFSMEEWEYLEGHRDRYKDIVMEDHRPRTSQGKDCMRRGHGIFAYSDCGKPLEKSNLSIHNGIHIDQRPFTFSESGKWFTREAVFTDHQTTHPREEPYSCSECGKCFSDKSYLAKHLRIHTGEKPYSCLECGRCFTHKSNLAEHQKSHSEEKPFSCSECGKAFRQKSCLIKHRRTHTGEKPYSCSECGRCFAFKFPFEEHLRTHTEEKPFSCPECQKCFTHKSSFAEHLRSHTGEKSVSCSECGKCFSKKSHLVEHERIHTGERPYSCSECGKCFMRKDSLEIHQKIHIGEKLFSCSKCEMCFTHKSYLVKHLRNHRGDKPYSCSDCGKCFRRRHTLVEHLKIHTEMEPYSVPEHSNDFSQNLSLPLRNNTREKQYPCSECGKCFASKSHLLRHERIHTGEKPYSCPECGRCFSQKCTLVAHERSHTAEKPYSCSECGKCFTQRSDLTKHHIKHEPLHTRKKPFSCSECGKTFGKRSALVIHLRVHTGESPYLCSECGKCFSKKSALVTHKRIHTGEKPYSCSDCGKCFTTKSILITHKRIHTGEKPYSCAECGKCFKVNHALVAHKKSHGEEKPYSCLDCGKCFTDKDSLMEHLRSHTGEKSFICSECGERFMLESHLERHQRIHTGEKLFSCLECGSWFTQKSDLVEHFRIHTGE, from the exons ATGGTCTTTTCCATCGATGACCCACCAGGGATGGACAAGGACAGAAGGAACATGGTTGCGGGGATATTAGACCTCAGCCTAGACATGATCCATCTGATAACCGGAGAG GAGTACACAGTAGTGAGGACGGCGCCTGTGACTCCCATCACccatctccaggagtcaggagggtGGAGCCCCATCACAgctcctccccctcactccctGATCCAGAAGGTCCTTgacctcaccaacaagatgacggagctgctgacaggagag gttcctataaggtgtcaggatgtggccgtctatttctccatggaggagtgggagtatttagagggATAccgggatctgtacaaggacatcatgatggaggaccaccggcCTTGTACATCTCACG ATGGATCCAAGAGTAGATCCCCACTAGAGGGATGTCCCAGCCGTCTGTATTCCCAGGACCGTCCAGAGGAAGATGTCTCGGAGAAGCAGCAG GGTGATAATCTGATGGATATTAAGGTTGAGGTTAAAGAGGAAGCAGAAGAGCTGGATATAAGGGCTTATCAGCAGG ATGGACTCATggagagaagcccaccagagagatgtccccatccCCCGTATTCCCAGGTCAGTTCAGAGGAAGATTTCCCGGAGAAGCAGCAG GGTGATAATCTGATGGATACTAAGGTTGAGGTtaaagaagaagcagaagagcTGGAAATAAGGGCTTATCAGCAGG atggatcAAGTAGTAGAtctccaccagagagatgtccccgtacCCCGTATTCCCAGGACCGTCCAGAGGAAGATGTCTCGGAGAAGCAGCAG GGTGATGATCTGATGGATATTAAGGTTGAGGTTAAAGAGGAAGCAGAAGAGCCGGATATAAGGGCTTATCAGCAAT ATGGACTCATGGAGAGaaacccaccagagagatgtccccatccCCCATATTCCCAGGACCGTCCAGAGGAAGATGTCCTGGAGAACCAACAG ATGACGCTCCTTCTCATCGATGACCAACCAGGGATGGACAAGAACAGAAGGAACATGGCTGCGGGGATATTAGACCTCACCCTAGACATGATCCACCTGATAACCGGAGAG gagtacacagtagtgaagacagcagatatgactcccatcatccatctccaggagtcaggagggtGGAGCCCCATCATAGCTCCTTCCCCTCACTTCCCGATCCAGAAAGTCCTAGACCTCAACAACgagatgacggagctgctgacaggagag gttcctgtaaggtgtcaggatgtggccgtctatttctccatggaggagtgggagtacttAGAGGGACATCGGGATCGGTACAAGGACATTGTGATGGAGGACCACCGGCCTCGTACATCTCAGG GTAAAGACTGCATGAGAAGGGGACATGGAATCTTCGCATATTCTGATTGTGGAAAACCTTTAGAAAAGTCAAATCTTTCCATCCACAATGGAATTCATATTGATCAGAGGCCATTTACATTTTCAGAGAGCGGCAAATGGTTTACTAGGGAAGCCGTTTTCACTGATCATCAGACAACTCACCCCAGGGAGGAGCCatattcttgttcagaatgtggaaaatgttttagcgATAAATCATATCTAGCAAAACAtctaagaattcacacaggagagaaaccgtattCGTGTTTAGAATGTGGAAGATGTTTTACTCATAAATCGAATCTTGCTGAACATCAGAAAAGTCACTCTgaggagaaaccattttcatgttcagaatgtgggaaagcttTTAGACAGAAATCATGTCTTATTAAACAtcggagaactcacacaggagagaagccatattcatgctcagaatgtggaagaTGTTTTGCCTTTAAATTCCCTTTTGAGGAACATCTGAGAACTCACACtgaggagaagccattttcatgtcctgaatgtcagAAATGTTTTACCCATAAATCAAGTTTTGCAGAACAtctgagaagtcacacaggagagaagtctgtttcatgttcagaatgtgggaaatgttttagcaagaaatcacatcttgttgaacatgagagaattcacacaggggagaggccgtattcatgttcagaatgtggcaaatgcttTATGCGTAAAGATTCCCTAGAGATTCATCAAAAAATTCACATTGGAGAAAAGCTATTTTCATGCTCAAAATGTGAAATGTGTTTTACTCATAAATCTTATCTAGTTAAACATCTGAGAAATCACAGAGGAGataagccatattcatgttcagactgTGGAAAATGCTTTAGACGTAGACATACACTTGTAGAACATTTAAAAATTCACACAGAGATGGAGCCTTATTCAGTCCCCGAACATAGTAATGATTTTAGTCAGAATTTAAGTCTACCTCTAAGAAATAACACTAGAGAGAAGCAAtatccatgttcagaatgtgggaagtgttttgcaTCAAAATCACATCTTCTTAGACATGagaggattcacacaggagagaagccgtattcatgtccagaatgtgggagatGCTTTAGCCAGAAATGTACTCTTGTTgcacatgagagaagtcacacagcagagaagccgtattcatgttcagaatgtgggaaatgttttacccagagaTCAGATCTCACGAAGCATCACATAAAACATGAACCACTTCATACCAgaaagaaaccattttcatgttctgaatgtgggaaaactTTTGGCAAGAGATCTGCTCTTGTTATACATttgagagttcacacaggagagagtccatatttatgttcagaatgtgggaaatgctttagcaAGAAATCTGCTCTTGTTACAcacaagagaattcacacaggagagaagccgtattcatgctcAGACTGTGGAAAGTGTTTCACAACTAAATCAATTCTCattacacataagagaattcacacaggagagaagccgtattcatgtgcagaatgtgggaaatgctttaaagTCAACCATGCCCTTGTTGCACACAAGAAAAGTCACGGAGAAgaaaagccgtattcatgtttggactgtgggaaatgttttacggaCAAAGATTCTCTTATGGAACATCTGAgatctcacacaggagagaagtcctttatatgttcagaatgtggggaaCGTTTTATGCTTGAAAGTCATCTTgagagacatcagagaattcacacaggggagaagttaTTTTCATGCCTAGAATGTGGAAGTTGGTTTACCCAAAAGTCAGATCTTGTGGAGCATttcagaattcacacaggggagtag
- the LOC136572304 gene encoding zinc finger protein 420-like isoform X2 yields the protein MVFSIDDPPGMDKDRRNMVAGILDLSLDMIHLITGEEYTVVRTAPVTPITHLQESGGWSPITAPPPHSLIQKVLDLTNKMTELLTGEVPIRCQDVAVYFSMEEWEYLEGYRDLYKDIMMEDHRPCTSHDGSKSRSPLEGCPSRLYSQDRPEEDVSEKQQGDNLMDIKVEVKEEAEELDIRAYQQDGLMERSPPERCPHPPYSQGDNLMDTKVEVKEEAEELEIRAYQQDGSSSRSPPERCPRTPYSQDRPEEDVSEKQQGDDLMDIKVEVKEEAEEPDIRAYQQYGLMERNPPERCPHPPYSQDRPEEDVLENQQMTLLLIDDQPGMDKNRRNMAAGILDLTLDMIHLITGEEYTVVKTADMTPIIHLQESGGWSPIIAPSPHFPIQKVLDLNNEMTELLTGEVPVRCQDVAVYFSMEEWEYLEGHRDRYKDIVMEDHRPRTSQGKDCMRRGHGIFAYSDCGKPLEKSNLSIHNGIHIDQRPFTFSESGKWFTREAVFTDHQTTHPREEPYSCSECGKCFSDKSYLAKHLRIHTGEKPYSCLECGRCFTHKSNLAEHQKSHSEEKPFSCSECGKAFRQKSCLIKHRRTHTGEKPYSCSECGRCFAFKFPFEEHLRTHTEEKPFSCPECQKCFTHKSSFAEHLRSHTGEKSVSCSECGKCFSKKSHLVEHERIHTGERPYSCSECGKCFMRKDSLEIHQKIHIGEKLFSCSKCEMCFTHKSYLVKHLRNHRGDKPYSCSDCGKCFRRRHTLVEHLKIHTEMEPYSVPEHSNDFSQNLSLPLRNNTREKQYPCSECGKCFASKSHLLRHERIHTGEKPYSCPECGRCFSQKCTLVAHERSHTAEKPYSCSECGKCFTQRSDLTKHHIKHEPLHTRKKPFSCSECGKTFGKRSALVIHLRVHTGESPYLCSECGKCFSKKSALVTHKRIHTGEKPYSCSDCGKCFTTKSILITHKRIHTGEKPYSCAECGKCFKVNHALVAHKKSHGEEKPYSCLDCGKCFTDKDSLMEHLRSHTGEKSFICSECGERFMLESHLERHQRIHTGEKLFSCLECGSWFTQKSDLVEHFRIHTGE from the exons ATGGTCTTTTCCATCGATGACCCACCAGGGATGGACAAGGACAGAAGGAACATGGTTGCGGGGATATTAGACCTCAGCCTAGACATGATCCATCTGATAACCGGAGAG GAGTACACAGTAGTGAGGACGGCGCCTGTGACTCCCATCACccatctccaggagtcaggagggtGGAGCCCCATCACAgctcctccccctcactccctGATCCAGAAGGTCCTTgacctcaccaacaagatgacggagctgctgacaggagag gttcctataaggtgtcaggatgtggccgtctatttctccatggaggagtgggagtatttagagggATAccgggatctgtacaaggacatcatgatggaggaccaccggcCTTGTACATCTCACG ATGGATCCAAGAGTAGATCCCCACTAGAGGGATGTCCCAGCCGTCTGTATTCCCAGGACCGTCCAGAGGAAGATGTCTCGGAGAAGCAGCAG GGTGATAATCTGATGGATATTAAGGTTGAGGTTAAAGAGGAAGCAGAAGAGCTGGATATAAGGGCTTATCAGCAGG ATGGACTCATggagagaagcccaccagagagatgtccccatccCCCGTATTCCCAG GGTGATAATCTGATGGATACTAAGGTTGAGGTtaaagaagaagcagaagagcTGGAAATAAGGGCTTATCAGCAGG atggatcAAGTAGTAGAtctccaccagagagatgtccccgtacCCCGTATTCCCAGGACCGTCCAGAGGAAGATGTCTCGGAGAAGCAGCAG GGTGATGATCTGATGGATATTAAGGTTGAGGTTAAAGAGGAAGCAGAAGAGCCGGATATAAGGGCTTATCAGCAAT ATGGACTCATGGAGAGaaacccaccagagagatgtccccatccCCCATATTCCCAGGACCGTCCAGAGGAAGATGTCCTGGAGAACCAACAG ATGACGCTCCTTCTCATCGATGACCAACCAGGGATGGACAAGAACAGAAGGAACATGGCTGCGGGGATATTAGACCTCACCCTAGACATGATCCACCTGATAACCGGAGAG gagtacacagtagtgaagacagcagatatgactcccatcatccatctccaggagtcaggagggtGGAGCCCCATCATAGCTCCTTCCCCTCACTTCCCGATCCAGAAAGTCCTAGACCTCAACAACgagatgacggagctgctgacaggagag gttcctgtaaggtgtcaggatgtggccgtctatttctccatggaggagtgggagtacttAGAGGGACATCGGGATCGGTACAAGGACATTGTGATGGAGGACCACCGGCCTCGTACATCTCAGG GTAAAGACTGCATGAGAAGGGGACATGGAATCTTCGCATATTCTGATTGTGGAAAACCTTTAGAAAAGTCAAATCTTTCCATCCACAATGGAATTCATATTGATCAGAGGCCATTTACATTTTCAGAGAGCGGCAAATGGTTTACTAGGGAAGCCGTTTTCACTGATCATCAGACAACTCACCCCAGGGAGGAGCCatattcttgttcagaatgtggaaaatgttttagcgATAAATCATATCTAGCAAAACAtctaagaattcacacaggagagaaaccgtattCGTGTTTAGAATGTGGAAGATGTTTTACTCATAAATCGAATCTTGCTGAACATCAGAAAAGTCACTCTgaggagaaaccattttcatgttcagaatgtgggaaagcttTTAGACAGAAATCATGTCTTATTAAACAtcggagaactcacacaggagagaagccatattcatgctcagaatgtggaagaTGTTTTGCCTTTAAATTCCCTTTTGAGGAACATCTGAGAACTCACACtgaggagaagccattttcatgtcctgaatgtcagAAATGTTTTACCCATAAATCAAGTTTTGCAGAACAtctgagaagtcacacaggagagaagtctgtttcatgttcagaatgtgggaaatgttttagcaagaaatcacatcttgttgaacatgagagaattcacacaggggagaggccgtattcatgttcagaatgtggcaaatgcttTATGCGTAAAGATTCCCTAGAGATTCATCAAAAAATTCACATTGGAGAAAAGCTATTTTCATGCTCAAAATGTGAAATGTGTTTTACTCATAAATCTTATCTAGTTAAACATCTGAGAAATCACAGAGGAGataagccatattcatgttcagactgTGGAAAATGCTTTAGACGTAGACATACACTTGTAGAACATTTAAAAATTCACACAGAGATGGAGCCTTATTCAGTCCCCGAACATAGTAATGATTTTAGTCAGAATTTAAGTCTACCTCTAAGAAATAACACTAGAGAGAAGCAAtatccatgttcagaatgtgggaagtgttttgcaTCAAAATCACATCTTCTTAGACATGagaggattcacacaggagagaagccgtattcatgtccagaatgtgggagatGCTTTAGCCAGAAATGTACTCTTGTTgcacatgagagaagtcacacagcagagaagccgtattcatgttcagaatgtgggaaatgttttacccagagaTCAGATCTCACGAAGCATCACATAAAACATGAACCACTTCATACCAgaaagaaaccattttcatgttctgaatgtgggaaaactTTTGGCAAGAGATCTGCTCTTGTTATACATttgagagttcacacaggagagagtccatatttatgttcagaatgtgggaaatgctttagcaAGAAATCTGCTCTTGTTACAcacaagagaattcacacaggagagaagccgtattcatgctcAGACTGTGGAAAGTGTTTCACAACTAAATCAATTCTCattacacataagagaattcacacaggagagaagccgtattcatgtgcagaatgtgggaaatgctttaaagTCAACCATGCCCTTGTTGCACACAAGAAAAGTCACGGAGAAgaaaagccgtattcatgtttggactgtgggaaatgttttacggaCAAAGATTCTCTTATGGAACATCTGAgatctcacacaggagagaagtcctttatatgttcagaatgtggggaaCGTTTTATGCTTGAAAGTCATCTTgagagacatcagagaattcacacaggggagaagttaTTTTCATGCCTAGAATGTGGAAGTTGGTTTACCCAAAAGTCAGATCTTGTGGAGCATttcagaattcacacaggggagtag
- the LOC136572304 gene encoding zinc finger protein 420-like isoform X3, which yields MVFSIDDPPGMDKDRRNMVAGILDLSLDMIHLITGEEYTVVRTAPVTPITHLQESGGWSPITAPPPHSLIQKVLDLTNKMTELLTGEVPIRCQDVAVYFSMEEWEYLEGYRDLYKDIMMEDHRPCTSHDGSKSRSPLEGCPSRLYSQDRPEEDVSEKQQGDNLMDIKVEVKEEAEELDIRAYQQDGLMERSPPERCPHPPYSQVSSEEDFPEKQQGDDLMDIKVEVKEEAEEPDIRAYQQYGLMERNPPERCPHPPYSQDRPEEDVLENQQMTLLLIDDQPGMDKNRRNMAAGILDLTLDMIHLITGEEYTVVKTADMTPIIHLQESGGWSPIIAPSPHFPIQKVLDLNNEMTELLTGEVPVRCQDVAVYFSMEEWEYLEGHRDRYKDIVMEDHRPRTSQGKDCMRRGHGIFAYSDCGKPLEKSNLSIHNGIHIDQRPFTFSESGKWFTREAVFTDHQTTHPREEPYSCSECGKCFSDKSYLAKHLRIHTGEKPYSCLECGRCFTHKSNLAEHQKSHSEEKPFSCSECGKAFRQKSCLIKHRRTHTGEKPYSCSECGRCFAFKFPFEEHLRTHTEEKPFSCPECQKCFTHKSSFAEHLRSHTGEKSVSCSECGKCFSKKSHLVEHERIHTGERPYSCSECGKCFMRKDSLEIHQKIHIGEKLFSCSKCEMCFTHKSYLVKHLRNHRGDKPYSCSDCGKCFRRRHTLVEHLKIHTEMEPYSVPEHSNDFSQNLSLPLRNNTREKQYPCSECGKCFASKSHLLRHERIHTGEKPYSCPECGRCFSQKCTLVAHERSHTAEKPYSCSECGKCFTQRSDLTKHHIKHEPLHTRKKPFSCSECGKTFGKRSALVIHLRVHTGESPYLCSECGKCFSKKSALVTHKRIHTGEKPYSCSDCGKCFTTKSILITHKRIHTGEKPYSCAECGKCFKVNHALVAHKKSHGEEKPYSCLDCGKCFTDKDSLMEHLRSHTGEKSFICSECGERFMLESHLERHQRIHTGEKLFSCLECGSWFTQKSDLVEHFRIHTGE from the exons ATGGTCTTTTCCATCGATGACCCACCAGGGATGGACAAGGACAGAAGGAACATGGTTGCGGGGATATTAGACCTCAGCCTAGACATGATCCATCTGATAACCGGAGAG GAGTACACAGTAGTGAGGACGGCGCCTGTGACTCCCATCACccatctccaggagtcaggagggtGGAGCCCCATCACAgctcctccccctcactccctGATCCAGAAGGTCCTTgacctcaccaacaagatgacggagctgctgacaggagag gttcctataaggtgtcaggatgtggccgtctatttctccatggaggagtgggagtatttagagggATAccgggatctgtacaaggacatcatgatggaggaccaccggcCTTGTACATCTCACG ATGGATCCAAGAGTAGATCCCCACTAGAGGGATGTCCCAGCCGTCTGTATTCCCAGGACCGTCCAGAGGAAGATGTCTCGGAGAAGCAGCAG GGTGATAATCTGATGGATATTAAGGTTGAGGTTAAAGAGGAAGCAGAAGAGCTGGATATAAGGGCTTATCAGCAGG ATGGACTCATggagagaagcccaccagagagatgtccccatccCCCGTATTCCCAGGTCAGTTCAGAGGAAGATTTCCCGGAGAAGCAGCAG GGTGATGATCTGATGGATATTAAGGTTGAGGTTAAAGAGGAAGCAGAAGAGCCGGATATAAGGGCTTATCAGCAAT ATGGACTCATGGAGAGaaacccaccagagagatgtccccatccCCCATATTCCCAGGACCGTCCAGAGGAAGATGTCCTGGAGAACCAACAG ATGACGCTCCTTCTCATCGATGACCAACCAGGGATGGACAAGAACAGAAGGAACATGGCTGCGGGGATATTAGACCTCACCCTAGACATGATCCACCTGATAACCGGAGAG gagtacacagtagtgaagacagcagatatgactcccatcatccatctccaggagtcaggagggtGGAGCCCCATCATAGCTCCTTCCCCTCACTTCCCGATCCAGAAAGTCCTAGACCTCAACAACgagatgacggagctgctgacaggagag gttcctgtaaggtgtcaggatgtggccgtctatttctccatggaggagtgggagtacttAGAGGGACATCGGGATCGGTACAAGGACATTGTGATGGAGGACCACCGGCCTCGTACATCTCAGG GTAAAGACTGCATGAGAAGGGGACATGGAATCTTCGCATATTCTGATTGTGGAAAACCTTTAGAAAAGTCAAATCTTTCCATCCACAATGGAATTCATATTGATCAGAGGCCATTTACATTTTCAGAGAGCGGCAAATGGTTTACTAGGGAAGCCGTTTTCACTGATCATCAGACAACTCACCCCAGGGAGGAGCCatattcttgttcagaatgtggaaaatgttttagcgATAAATCATATCTAGCAAAACAtctaagaattcacacaggagagaaaccgtattCGTGTTTAGAATGTGGAAGATGTTTTACTCATAAATCGAATCTTGCTGAACATCAGAAAAGTCACTCTgaggagaaaccattttcatgttcagaatgtgggaaagcttTTAGACAGAAATCATGTCTTATTAAACAtcggagaactcacacaggagagaagccatattcatgctcagaatgtggaagaTGTTTTGCCTTTAAATTCCCTTTTGAGGAACATCTGAGAACTCACACtgaggagaagccattttcatgtcctgaatgtcagAAATGTTTTACCCATAAATCAAGTTTTGCAGAACAtctgagaagtcacacaggagagaagtctgtttcatgttcagaatgtgggaaatgttttagcaagaaatcacatcttgttgaacatgagagaattcacacaggggagaggccgtattcatgttcagaatgtggcaaatgcttTATGCGTAAAGATTCCCTAGAGATTCATCAAAAAATTCACATTGGAGAAAAGCTATTTTCATGCTCAAAATGTGAAATGTGTTTTACTCATAAATCTTATCTAGTTAAACATCTGAGAAATCACAGAGGAGataagccatattcatgttcagactgTGGAAAATGCTTTAGACGTAGACATACACTTGTAGAACATTTAAAAATTCACACAGAGATGGAGCCTTATTCAGTCCCCGAACATAGTAATGATTTTAGTCAGAATTTAAGTCTACCTCTAAGAAATAACACTAGAGAGAAGCAAtatccatgttcagaatgtgggaagtgttttgcaTCAAAATCACATCTTCTTAGACATGagaggattcacacaggagagaagccgtattcatgtccagaatgtgggagatGCTTTAGCCAGAAATGTACTCTTGTTgcacatgagagaagtcacacagcagagaagccgtattcatgttcagaatgtgggaaatgttttacccagagaTCAGATCTCACGAAGCATCACATAAAACATGAACCACTTCATACCAgaaagaaaccattttcatgttctgaatgtgggaaaactTTTGGCAAGAGATCTGCTCTTGTTATACATttgagagttcacacaggagagagtccatatttatgttcagaatgtgggaaatgctttagcaAGAAATCTGCTCTTGTTACAcacaagagaattcacacaggagagaagccgtattcatgctcAGACTGTGGAAAGTGTTTCACAACTAAATCAATTCTCattacacataagagaattcacacaggagagaagccgtattcatgtgcagaatgtgggaaatgctttaaagTCAACCATGCCCTTGTTGCACACAAGAAAAGTCACGGAGAAgaaaagccgtattcatgtttggactgtgggaaatgttttacggaCAAAGATTCTCTTATGGAACATCTGAgatctcacacaggagagaagtcctttatatgttcagaatgtggggaaCGTTTTATGCTTGAAAGTCATCTTgagagacatcagagaattcacacaggggagaagttaTTTTCATGCCTAGAATGTGGAAGTTGGTTTACCCAAAAGTCAGATCTTGTGGAGCATttcagaattcacacaggggagtag